In Arthrobacter sp. PAMC25284, a single genomic region encodes these proteins:
- the manA gene encoding mannose-6-phosphate isomerase, class I, whose protein sequence is MYKLHNVLRPYAWGSTTAIAGLLGRPASGGPEAELWIGAHPDSPSALVQPADAGGAVQLGLDELIAGDPEHHLGAASIAEFGPRLPFLLKILAAESPLSLQVHPTLDQARAGFAREEAAGVDHADPARNYKDDNHKPEMLLALTPFESLCGFRPAADSRQVFEHLVACFDLAGLELPPLLPRLLEDLAGSDEPAALRTAFERLLAGGQDVTDATAMVTAALESGAPMAGHTAELSTVVDLNSQFPGDPGVLISLLLNRVSLEPGQAVFLPAGKVHAYLHGLGVEVMASSDNVLRGGLTPKFVDVPELLRTVAFEAVGVPLLNAATSGLGQEIFRPPFREFQLQRVELSPGSDPVPVAQSGAAVIIVVSGSVLLDSPKGDLRLDRGASAFLPAAEAPVIVHAVSGATAPALAFSVTTALD, encoded by the coding sequence ATGTACAAACTGCACAACGTTCTCCGGCCGTATGCCTGGGGATCCACCACCGCGATCGCAGGGCTGCTCGGGAGGCCCGCCTCAGGCGGGCCGGAGGCCGAACTGTGGATTGGCGCGCATCCGGACTCCCCGTCCGCCCTTGTGCAGCCGGCCGATGCTGGCGGCGCCGTGCAACTGGGGCTGGACGAGCTGATCGCCGGGGACCCGGAACACCATTTGGGGGCTGCCAGCATCGCCGAATTCGGTCCCCGCCTGCCGTTCCTGCTCAAGATCCTGGCCGCCGAGAGCCCGCTGTCGCTGCAGGTTCATCCTACTCTCGACCAGGCCCGCGCTGGATTCGCCCGGGAGGAAGCTGCCGGCGTTGACCACGCGGATCCGGCGCGCAACTACAAAGATGACAATCACAAGCCGGAAATGCTTCTGGCCCTGACACCCTTCGAGTCGCTGTGCGGGTTCCGGCCGGCTGCGGATTCCCGCCAGGTCTTTGAACATCTCGTGGCGTGCTTCGACCTCGCCGGACTTGAGCTCCCGCCGCTGCTCCCGCGCCTGCTGGAGGACCTCGCCGGGTCCGACGAGCCGGCGGCGCTCCGTACCGCTTTCGAGCGGCTGCTCGCCGGGGGTCAGGACGTCACGGACGCGACGGCCATGGTGACCGCGGCACTGGAATCCGGCGCACCAATGGCCGGCCATACGGCGGAGCTCTCCACTGTCGTCGACCTCAACAGCCAATTCCCCGGGGATCCCGGCGTGCTCATCTCGCTGCTGCTGAACCGGGTTTCGCTCGAGCCGGGGCAGGCCGTGTTCCTGCCGGCCGGCAAAGTCCATGCCTACCTGCATGGCCTCGGGGTCGAGGTGATGGCGTCCTCGGACAACGTGCTCCGCGGGGGTCTGACGCCGAAGTTCGTTGACGTCCCTGAGCTGCTCAGGACCGTCGCCTTCGAAGCCGTGGGCGTGCCGTTGCTGAACGCGGCGACGTCCGGGCTGGGACAGGAGATCTTCCGCCCGCCGTTCCGGGAGTTCCAGCTGCAGCGGGTGGAACTTTCCCCCGGGTCCGATCCTGTGCCGGTGGCCCAGTCCGGCGCTGCTGTCATCATTGTGGTCTCCGGGTCGGTACTTCTCGACTCCCCGAAGGGAGATCTCCGGCTGGACCGGGGCGCGAGCGCGTTCCTGCCCGCAGCCGAGGCCCCGGTCATTGTCCATGCCGTCTCCGGCGCCACCGCCCCCGCGCTGGCCTTCTCCGTCACTACCGCACTGGACTGA
- a CDS encoding peptidoglycan bridge formation glycyltransferase FemA/FemB family protein, which yields MDFFLQGPQWAAFQRDLGRTVHEQSGPGWSFLAVEESNPAGRLLYVPYGPVAESLEAFDAALAALTELARGCGAVFVRIEPARAGFDVSGADAVLRSRGLRPAPANQQPELSWIVDLDRELKNILADMKPANRNLYRNIHKKGVTFRSSQDPAEISVLLTFLHMTAARNGFKPQSDEYLGQVARSLMPAGAATLFIAELEGAPIAAALAYDSADTRTYAHAALDDTHRKLSAGIPLLVTLIADAREAGLKHVDLWGVAPADQPEHKWAGFTAFKKSFGGREVAYPGTWDLPVRKVRYGAYHVARAGAQLARKSVQALRARLRRQPG from the coding sequence TTGGACTTTTTCCTGCAGGGCCCGCAGTGGGCCGCTTTCCAGCGCGACCTGGGCCGGACGGTCCACGAACAGTCCGGACCGGGCTGGAGCTTCCTGGCCGTCGAGGAGTCGAACCCGGCCGGGAGGCTGCTGTATGTCCCGTACGGCCCGGTCGCCGAATCCCTCGAGGCCTTCGACGCCGCTCTGGCGGCGCTGACGGAACTGGCCCGGGGCTGCGGGGCCGTGTTTGTCCGGATCGAGCCGGCCAGGGCCGGCTTCGATGTGTCCGGTGCCGATGCCGTCCTGCGGAGCCGTGGCCTGCGCCCCGCCCCGGCAAACCAGCAGCCCGAGCTTAGCTGGATCGTGGACCTGGACCGTGAGCTGAAAAACATTCTGGCCGACATGAAGCCAGCCAATCGAAATCTCTACCGGAACATCCACAAGAAAGGCGTGACCTTCCGGTCCAGCCAGGACCCTGCGGAAATTTCGGTGCTGCTGACGTTCCTCCATATGACAGCGGCACGCAATGGTTTTAAGCCCCAGAGCGATGAGTACCTCGGCCAGGTGGCCCGTTCGCTGATGCCGGCCGGCGCTGCGACACTCTTCATCGCAGAACTCGAAGGCGCGCCCATCGCCGCTGCGCTGGCCTATGACTCCGCGGACACCAGAACGTATGCGCATGCGGCCCTCGATGACACGCACCGGAAACTCAGCGCCGGGATCCCTCTACTGGTCACTCTCATCGCCGATGCCCGCGAGGCGGGGCTGAAGCATGTGGACCTGTGGGGCGTTGCACCCGCGGATCAGCCGGAGCACAAGTGGGCCGGCTTCACCGCGTTCAAGAAGTCCTTTGGCGGCCGGGAGGTCGCCTACCCCGGAACATGGGACCTGCCGGTCCGAAAAGTGCGCTACGGCGCCTACCATGTGGCCCGGGCCGGCGCGCAGCTGGCCAGGAAATCCGTGCAGGCGCTGCGCGCCAGGCTTCGACGCCAGCCCGGCTAA
- the galE gene encoding UDP-glucose 4-epimerase GalE, with product MTWLVTGGAGYIGSHVVAALRGAGIGPVVIDSLSSGHREFVPAGVPFVLGSILDEELVERTLTQHAVAGVIHLAGFKYAGVSVQEPLLTYEQNVTGTAALLGAMERAGVDKLVFSSSAATYGTPGGDIVTEATPTNPESPYGESKLIGEWLIRDQGRARGLQHTSLRYFNVVGSGSPELYDTSPHNLFPIVLRALTSGQTPRIYGTDYNTPDGTCVRDYVHVADLATSHVAAAQSLAAGRALEPIYNLGSGDGLSVRQIMTAMAKVTGIDFEPEIGPRRAGDPDRIVADGALAARDLDWVMRHSVEDMVASAYAAQRHAAGV from the coding sequence ATGACTTGGTTAGTGACCGGCGGCGCCGGGTATATCGGTTCACATGTGGTAGCCGCCTTGCGCGGAGCGGGGATCGGACCGGTGGTGATCGATTCGCTCTCCAGTGGGCACCGTGAATTTGTTCCGGCCGGAGTGCCGTTTGTTCTCGGCAGCATCCTCGACGAGGAGTTGGTCGAAAGGACCCTGACCCAGCATGCCGTGGCCGGGGTCATCCACCTGGCCGGATTTAAGTACGCCGGCGTCTCGGTTCAGGAGCCGCTGCTGACCTACGAGCAGAACGTCACGGGGACCGCCGCACTGCTCGGGGCGATGGAACGCGCCGGAGTGGACAAGCTCGTGTTCTCGTCTTCCGCGGCGACCTACGGTACGCCCGGCGGAGACATTGTCACCGAGGCCACCCCCACCAACCCCGAATCGCCCTACGGGGAAAGCAAACTGATCGGTGAATGGCTGATCCGGGATCAGGGCCGGGCGCGGGGACTGCAGCACACCTCGCTGCGCTACTTCAACGTCGTCGGCTCCGGCTCGCCCGAACTCTACGACACCAGCCCGCACAATTTGTTTCCGATCGTGCTGCGGGCGCTGACGTCCGGGCAGACCCCCCGTATCTACGGGACGGATTACAACACTCCCGACGGCACCTGCGTGCGCGACTATGTGCACGTCGCTGATCTGGCGACCTCACATGTGGCCGCAGCGCAGAGCCTCGCCGCGGGACGGGCACTGGAACCGATTTACAACCTGGGTTCCGGGGACGGGCTCTCAGTGCGCCAAATCATGACGGCCATGGCGAAGGTTACCGGCATCGACTTCGAACCGGAGATCGGTCCGCGCCGGGCAGGGGACCCCGACCGGATCGTCGCGGACGGTGCGCTGGCGGCCCGCGACCTGGACTGGGTGATGCGGCACTCCGTGGAGGACATGGTGGCCAGCGCCTACGCCGCGCAACGGCACGCCGCCGGCGTCTAG
- the glpX gene encoding class II fructose-bisphosphatase, which yields MSQKYSTLSPSLAVGVDEPDRNLALELVRVTEAAAIAGGHWVGFGDKNKADGAAVDAMRSFLQTVHFNGVVVIGEGEKDEAPMLFNGEHVGDGTGPECDVAVDPIDGTRLTALGINNALAVLAVAERGSMFDPSAVFYMEKLVTGPEAADMVDLRLPVKQNLHLIAKAKGVKVNQLNVMILDRDRHRTLVEEIREAGARTKFIMDGDVAGAIAAARSGTGVDALMGIGGTPEGIVTACAIKSLGGVIQGRLWPTSDDEKQKAIDAGHDLDRVLSTNDLVTSDNCYFAATGITDGDLLKGVRYSKDKVLTQSIVMRSKSGTIRFVDGEHQASKWEGYARKN from the coding sequence ATGTCCCAGAAGTACTCCACGCTTTCCCCCTCGCTCGCGGTCGGAGTCGACGAGCCTGACCGCAACCTTGCGCTGGAACTGGTCCGCGTCACTGAGGCCGCCGCCATTGCCGGTGGCCACTGGGTCGGCTTCGGTGACAAGAACAAGGCTGACGGTGCCGCCGTCGACGCCATGCGCTCCTTCCTCCAGACAGTCCACTTCAACGGCGTTGTGGTCATCGGCGAGGGTGAAAAAGACGAAGCCCCGATGCTCTTCAACGGCGAGCACGTCGGTGACGGAACCGGTCCGGAATGCGACGTCGCCGTCGACCCCATCGACGGAACCCGGCTGACAGCCCTTGGCATCAACAACGCCCTGGCCGTCCTGGCCGTGGCCGAGCGCGGTTCGATGTTTGATCCCTCCGCCGTGTTCTACATGGAAAAGCTCGTCACCGGCCCCGAAGCTGCGGACATGGTGGACCTGCGCCTGCCGGTCAAGCAGAACCTGCACCTCATCGCCAAGGCCAAGGGCGTAAAGGTCAACCAGCTCAACGTGATGATCCTGGACCGCGACCGGCACCGCACGCTCGTGGAGGAAATCCGCGAGGCCGGTGCGCGCACCAAGTTCATCATGGACGGCGATGTTGCAGGCGCGATTGCTGCGGCACGCTCCGGTACCGGCGTTGACGCCCTGATGGGCATTGGTGGAACTCCGGAAGGCATCGTGACGGCCTGCGCCATCAAGTCCCTTGGCGGCGTCATCCAGGGCCGGCTCTGGCCCACCAGCGACGATGAGAAGCAGAAGGCGATCGACGCCGGACACGATCTTGACCGCGTGCTGTCCACCAACGACCTCGTGACGAGCGATAACTGCTACTTTGCCGCAACCGGCATCACCGACGGCGACCTCCTCAAGGGAGTCCGCTACTCCAAGGACAAGGTCCTCACGCAGTCCATCGTGATGCGTTCCAAGTCCGGCACCATCCGCTTCGTCGACGGCGAGCACCAGGCCAGCAAGTGGGAAGGGTACGCGCGCAAGAACTAG
- a CDS encoding DUF4245 domain-containing protein, with translation MSETQDVPPAAPGSSGPGTTGQAPAGPEEAPVRPVLRAAAAKRANASVLGMFIALAISIAVFLPIVLLNPGPKSDGYRPNIDVAAVSRNATDVAGFTPAVPDTGGAYRANYARWESGTTSGVPTWEVGYLTPNESFIGLVQTRQPNPTWLLQQTRNAGVTGTRSAGGADWELRDTSKGQKSMVLVRAGTTVVLSGAAKLDEFSVLAAAVVQAIDSSAASTPAAPAAPNTPAATDAADATISAPAAPSP, from the coding sequence GTGAGCGAAACGCAGGATGTACCCCCCGCAGCCCCAGGATCCTCCGGCCCAGGAACGACCGGCCAGGCTCCGGCCGGGCCGGAAGAGGCGCCGGTAAGGCCGGTCCTGCGCGCCGCAGCCGCGAAACGCGCCAACGCGTCGGTGCTGGGGATGTTCATCGCCCTGGCCATCAGCATCGCCGTTTTCCTCCCGATCGTGCTCCTCAACCCCGGGCCGAAGTCCGATGGTTACCGCCCCAACATCGACGTCGCTGCCGTGTCCCGGAACGCCACGGATGTGGCAGGATTCACACCCGCGGTGCCTGATACAGGCGGCGCCTACCGCGCCAACTATGCGCGCTGGGAGTCCGGCACGACCAGCGGAGTGCCGACCTGGGAGGTCGGGTATCTCACCCCGAACGAATCCTTCATTGGATTGGTGCAAACGCGGCAGCCGAACCCCACGTGGCTCCTCCAGCAGACACGGAACGCCGGGGTGACCGGCACGCGGAGCGCCGGCGGAGCTGATTGGGAGCTCCGCGACACCAGCAAGGGCCAGAAAAGTATGGTGCTGGTCCGCGCCGGCACTACCGTGGTCCTGTCCGGGGCGGCGAAACTGGACGAGTTCTCCGTCCTGGCCGCCGCCGTCGTCCAGGCAATAGACTCCAGCGCGGCGTCCACCCCGGCCGCGCCTGCGGCTCCTAACACCCCTGCCGCCACTGACGCCGCTGACGCAACAATTTCCGCGCCTGCCGCTCCGTCGCCGTAA
- a CDS encoding carbonic anhydrase — MATYLTPALAWRRLRDGNERFVAGESSHPNQDASRRSSLVENQHPFAVIFGCSDSRLAAEIIFDLGLGDAFVVRTAGQVIDDAVLGSLEYSVSELGVPLIVILGHDSCGAVSATKAAVETGNMPIGFIRDLVERITPSVLTSMRNNQHDVNDMVVEHVKQTSQRLVDSSRVISAAVDSGRAAVIGLSYRLAEGRADLVSGIGEL; from the coding sequence GTGGCCACATACCTGACTCCTGCCCTTGCCTGGCGCCGTCTTCGCGACGGCAATGAGCGTTTCGTCGCCGGCGAATCCTCCCATCCCAACCAGGACGCCTCGCGGCGATCCTCGCTTGTCGAGAACCAGCACCCCTTCGCTGTGATCTTCGGCTGCTCCGACTCCCGGCTTGCCGCCGAAATCATCTTCGACCTGGGGCTGGGGGACGCGTTTGTGGTCCGCACCGCGGGGCAGGTCATCGACGACGCCGTGCTCGGCTCGCTCGAGTACAGCGTCAGCGAACTGGGAGTTCCGCTGATCGTAATCCTCGGCCATGACAGCTGCGGCGCCGTGAGCGCCACTAAGGCGGCCGTGGAAACGGGCAATATGCCGATTGGTTTTATCCGCGACCTCGTCGAGCGCATCACACCCTCCGTCCTGACGTCCATGCGGAATAACCAGCACGACGTCAACGACATGGTCGTTGAACACGTCAAGCAGACATCGCAGCGGCTGGTGGACAGTTCACGGGTGATTTCCGCTGCCGTCGACAGCGGCCGGGCGGCCGTGATCGGGCTGTCGTACCGGCTGGCCGAGGGCCGGGCGGACCTGGTTTCCGGAATCGGTGAACTCTAG
- a CDS encoding class II fumarate hydratase, with protein MTSIDELKSEEFRIEHDTMGEVRVPVNALYRAQTQRAVENFPISGKTLERAHIEALARVKKAAAQANAELGVLDGELAQAIADAADEVATGKYDGDFPIDVFQTGSGTSSNMNTNEVLAELASRALKAAGSDKVVHPNDHVNASQSSNDVFPTSVHVAATSALINDLIPALGYLADSLERKAVDFKDVVKSGRTHLMDATPVTLGQEFGGYAAQVRYGVERINASLPRVAEVPLGGTAVGTGINTPAGFPERVIELLAADTGLPLTEARDHFEAQANRDGLIEASSQLRNIAISFMKINNDLRWMGSGPNTGLGEIAIPDLQPGSSIMPGKVNPVICEASIMVCAQVIGNDTAIAWSGTNGAFELNVGIPVMAANLLESIRLLANTSRVMADKMIDGITANVERARFLAEASPSIVTPLNKFIGYENAAKIAKKAVAEGLTIRETVVAMGFLERGELTEEQLDTALDVMSMTRPPHKA; from the coding sequence ATGACTTCCATAGACGAGTTGAAATCTGAAGAATTCCGCATTGAGCACGACACCATGGGTGAAGTCCGCGTCCCGGTGAACGCCCTGTACCGCGCCCAGACCCAGCGCGCGGTCGAGAACTTCCCGATCTCCGGCAAGACCCTCGAACGCGCCCACATCGAGGCCCTCGCACGCGTCAAGAAGGCAGCCGCCCAGGCCAACGCGGAACTGGGAGTGCTCGACGGCGAGCTGGCCCAGGCGATCGCAGACGCCGCCGATGAGGTTGCCACCGGGAAGTACGACGGCGACTTCCCGATCGATGTCTTCCAGACGGGCTCCGGCACGTCCTCGAACATGAACACCAACGAGGTCCTCGCCGAGCTGGCCTCACGTGCGCTGAAGGCGGCCGGGAGTGACAAAGTTGTCCACCCGAACGACCACGTCAACGCTTCCCAGTCATCCAACGACGTCTTCCCGACGTCGGTGCACGTGGCCGCCACGTCCGCGCTGATCAACGATCTCATCCCGGCTCTGGGCTACCTGGCCGATTCCCTCGAGCGCAAGGCCGTGGATTTCAAGGACGTTGTAAAGTCCGGCCGCACGCACCTGATGGACGCCACCCCGGTCACCCTGGGCCAGGAGTTCGGCGGCTACGCCGCGCAGGTACGCTACGGCGTCGAGCGCATCAACGCTTCCCTCCCCCGGGTCGCCGAAGTACCCCTCGGCGGCACTGCCGTCGGCACCGGCATCAACACCCCGGCAGGGTTCCCGGAACGCGTCATCGAGCTGCTCGCGGCGGACACCGGGTTGCCGCTCACCGAGGCCCGTGACCACTTCGAGGCCCAGGCCAACCGTGACGGCCTGATCGAGGCCTCCAGCCAGCTGCGGAACATCGCGATCTCCTTTATGAAGATCAACAATGACCTCCGCTGGATGGGTTCCGGCCCCAACACCGGCCTCGGTGAAATCGCCATCCCGGACCTGCAGCCGGGATCCTCGATCATGCCGGGCAAGGTCAACCCGGTCATCTGCGAGGCCTCGATCATGGTCTGCGCCCAGGTGATCGGCAACGACACCGCGATCGCGTGGTCCGGCACCAACGGTGCCTTCGAACTCAACGTGGGCATCCCGGTCATGGCCGCGAACCTGCTCGAGTCCATCCGGCTCCTGGCCAACACCAGCCGCGTGATGGCCGACAAGATGATCGATGGCATCACCGCCAACGTTGAGCGCGCACGCTTCCTCGCCGAGGCGTCGCCGTCGATCGTCACCCCGCTGAACAAGTTCATCGGCTACGAGAACGCCGCCAAGATCGCGAAGAAGGCTGTCGCCGAAGGCCTGACCATCCGCGAGACCGTTGTGGCCATGGGCTTCCTGGAACGCGGCGAACTGACCGAAGAACAACTGGACACCGCCCTGGACGTTATGTCCATGACGCGTCCGCCGCACAAGGCCTAG
- a CDS encoding VWA domain-containing protein encodes MSASSKPWRGRCRLSLAQFDDSYEHVYAAVDIQDVPPLDLQPRGSTALHDAMVRLIGEAGSELSGLPENQRPGTVLVAVLTDGHENSSREAGAALVKSLVERQQSQWGWQFTYLGANQDAVLTAHGLGIKAEDALTYAAGNVDAAFSVQSAKTRRLREARIGGASLAEAAAAAAYTSEERESAGGDSSLL; translated from the coding sequence TTGTCCGCGAGCAGCAAGCCGTGGCGGGGCCGGTGCCGGCTGTCGCTGGCCCAGTTCGATGACAGCTACGAGCACGTCTACGCGGCCGTGGACATCCAGGACGTCCCACCGCTGGACCTGCAGCCCCGGGGCTCGACTGCACTGCATGACGCCATGGTCCGGCTGATCGGAGAAGCAGGCTCCGAACTGTCCGGGCTGCCGGAGAATCAGCGGCCCGGTACCGTCCTCGTCGCGGTTTTGACGGACGGTCACGAGAACTCGTCCCGGGAGGCGGGCGCTGCCCTGGTGAAGTCGCTCGTGGAGCGGCAGCAGAGCCAGTGGGGGTGGCAATTCACCTATTTGGGCGCCAACCAGGACGCCGTGCTGACCGCGCACGGGCTTGGCATCAAGGCCGAAGACGCGTTGACATACGCGGCGGGAAACGTCGACGCGGCGTTCTCTGTGCAATCCGCGAAGACCCGCCGGCTGCGGGAGGCCCGGATCGGCGGAGCCAGCCTGGCGGAGGCCGCCGCTGCGGCCGCCTACACCAGCGAGGAGCGCGAGTCGGCCGGCGGCGACAGTTCTTTGCTGTAG
- a CDS encoding NUDIX domain-containing protein: MAIPDFILALREKIGHATLWIPGVRGVVFDDTGRVLLGQRADNGRWGVIGGILEPGEDPAPGLVREIFEETGVVAETERLVSVDTVGPTHYPNGDVCHFLTLAFRCRYVSGEARVNDDESLAVGWFLPADFPELMPGHLESIRQASEPEAAVRYRR, from the coding sequence ATGGCCATACCGGACTTCATCCTCGCGCTGCGCGAGAAAATCGGACACGCAACGCTCTGGATTCCCGGGGTCAGGGGAGTGGTTTTCGACGATACGGGCCGGGTGCTGCTCGGCCAGCGGGCCGACAACGGCCGCTGGGGCGTCATCGGCGGAATCCTGGAACCGGGGGAAGACCCGGCGCCGGGCCTGGTGCGCGAGATCTTCGAGGAGACCGGGGTGGTGGCCGAAACCGAGCGGCTCGTTTCCGTGGACACCGTCGGTCCCACGCACTACCCCAACGGCGATGTCTGCCATTTCCTGACGCTGGCCTTCCGTTGCCGCTACGTTTCGGGTGAGGCCAGGGTCAACGACGACGAATCCCTGGCCGTCGGTTGGTTCCTGCCTGCGGACTTCCCGGAGCTGATGCCGGGCCATCTGGAATCGATCCGGCAGGCCAGCGAACCCGAGGCGGCCGTCCGCTACCGGCGCTGA
- a CDS encoding A24 family peptidase — MIERLGNLGAVSPLAFWLVVAACAYFVLMAVQLTIIDVRHHLLPDRIVFPSYGIAGVLLLGAAASLAVLAAPDPVPADDAAALFGLPGLRILAGGAVMWLFYFLLHTVYPPGMGFGDVKLAGVLGMYLGFLGWHHVAAGAFAAFVFGGLWSLGMIALRRGTLGSAIPFGPFMLAGTAAAMLFPAA; from the coding sequence GTGATCGAACGACTCGGCAATCTCGGTGCAGTGAGCCCGCTCGCCTTCTGGCTGGTGGTGGCTGCCTGCGCGTACTTCGTGCTCATGGCAGTGCAGCTCACCATCATCGACGTCCGTCACCACTTGCTCCCGGACCGGATTGTCTTTCCCTCGTACGGGATCGCCGGGGTGCTGCTGCTCGGCGCAGCGGCGTCCCTGGCGGTTCTGGCTGCACCGGACCCGGTCCCTGCGGACGATGCCGCCGCGCTTTTCGGCCTGCCGGGTCTTCGGATCCTCGCCGGCGGGGCGGTGATGTGGCTGTTCTATTTTCTCCTGCACACGGTGTACCCCCCGGGCATGGGCTTTGGCGACGTCAAGCTCGCCGGCGTCCTGGGGATGTATCTGGGCTTCCTGGGCTGGCACCATGTCGCCGCCGGGGCCTTTGCGGCCTTCGTATTCGGCGGCTTGTGGAGCCTGGGCATGATCGCCCTGCGCCGCGGCACCCTGGGATCGGCCATCCCCTTCGGACCCTTTATGCTGGCCGGAACAGCCGCGGCCATGCTCTTTCCCGCCGCCTGA
- a CDS encoding PhoH family protein: MATSENLSVVVSDQGWKATSRDKRAASKTGAAGSNAAAGPSVSGEGTGTRGTARSFVIDTSVLLSDPRALLRFAEHEVILPIVVITELEGKRHDPELGYFARKALRLLDDLRLEHGGLDRPIPIGREGGTLMVELNHISAEVLPSGFRGAGNDSRILAVAKNLANEGRDVTVVSKDLPMRVKASAMGLAADEYRSELVQDSGWTGVAEIDASEEEVATLYGHEPVFIPAAAELPTNTGLVLLSNRGSALGRVGADKQVRLVRGDRDVFGLHGRSAEQRLAIDLLMDPSVGIVSLGGRAGTGKSALALCAGLEAVLERREHRKVIVFRPLYAVGGQELGYLPGSEAEKMNPWAQAVFDTLGALVSQEVVEEVMDRGMLEVMPLTHIRGRSLHDAFVIVDEAQSLEKNVLLTVMSRIGQNSKIVLTHDVAQRDNLRVGRHDGVAAVVEILKGHPLFGHVTLTRSERSPIAALVTELLEETEI, from the coding sequence GTGGCTACTTCTGAAAACCTGTCCGTTGTGGTTTCCGACCAGGGATGGAAAGCTACTTCTCGCGACAAGCGAGCCGCGTCAAAGACCGGAGCAGCGGGTTCGAACGCTGCGGCCGGTCCTTCTGTTTCCGGGGAAGGGACAGGGACCCGGGGCACGGCCCGCAGCTTCGTGATCGACACCTCCGTGCTGCTTTCTGATCCGCGGGCCCTCCTGCGTTTCGCGGAGCACGAAGTCATCCTGCCGATTGTTGTCATCACCGAACTCGAAGGCAAGCGCCACGACCCGGAGCTCGGCTACTTTGCCCGCAAAGCGCTCCGGCTGCTCGATGACCTGCGGCTTGAGCACGGCGGCCTGGACCGGCCCATCCCGATCGGGCGCGAGGGCGGCACGCTGATGGTGGAGCTGAACCACATCTCCGCGGAGGTTTTGCCCTCCGGCTTCCGCGGGGCGGGCAACGACAGCCGGATCCTTGCGGTCGCCAAGAACCTGGCCAATGAGGGCCGCGACGTGACGGTCGTGTCCAAGGACCTGCCGATGCGGGTCAAGGCGTCTGCAATGGGACTGGCGGCGGACGAATACCGCAGCGAACTCGTCCAGGATTCGGGTTGGACAGGCGTTGCCGAGATCGACGCGAGCGAGGAAGAGGTGGCAACCCTCTACGGCCACGAGCCGGTCTTTATCCCGGCCGCAGCCGAACTGCCGACCAACACCGGCCTGGTCCTCCTCTCCAACCGCGGCTCCGCACTGGGACGCGTTGGGGCGGACAAGCAGGTCCGGCTCGTCAGGGGTGACCGCGACGTCTTCGGCCTGCACGGGCGTTCCGCCGAACAGCGGCTCGCCATCGATCTCCTCATGGACCCCTCGGTGGGTATCGTGTCGCTCGGCGGACGAGCTGGCACCGGCAAGTCCGCGCTGGCCCTGTGCGCCGGACTCGAGGCAGTCCTGGAACGGCGGGAACACCGCAAAGTGATCGTCTTCCGGCCGCTGTATGCCGTCGGCGGTCAGGAGCTCGGCTACCTGCCCGGCTCCGAGGCCGAGAAAATGAACCCCTGGGCGCAGGCGGTCTTTGACACCCTCGGCGCCCTGGTCAGCCAGGAAGTCGTCGAGGAAGTGATGGACCGCGGCATGCTCGAAGTGATGCCGCTGACCCACATCCGGGGCCGTTCCCTGCACGACGCGTTTGTGATCGTGGACGAGGCTCAATCGCTGGAGAAGAACGTGCTCCTGACGGTGATGAGCCGGATCGGGCAGAACTCAAAGATCGTCCTGACCCACGACGTCGCCCAGCGCGACAACCTCCGGGTCGGCCGGCACGACGGCGTGGCTGCCGTCGTCGAGATTCTCAAAGGGCACCCGCTGTTCGGCCACGTGACCCTTACCCGCTCCGAGCGCTCGCCGATCGCGGCGCTCGTCACGGAGTTGCTGGAGGAGACGGAGATCTAG